In one window of Gossypium hirsutum isolate 1008001.06 chromosome A01, Gossypium_hirsutum_v2.1, whole genome shotgun sequence DNA:
- the LOC107917233 gene encoding putative disease resistance protein RGA3: MLLSKNGQERGIHIISIVGMGGIGKTTLAQIVYNDREVNAYFQKKLWACVSDPFDEIRIAKAILETLTGISLGLHELNTVLEKIHESIMGKKFLLVLDDVWTEDERKWQSLKCCLKSSASPGSKILVTTRKENVATIIGCTRLFNLGNCLKKSVGPYSVR, encoded by the coding sequence ATGTTGCTAAGCAAAAATGGTCAAGAAAGGGGAATCCATATAATCTCCATCGTGGGGATGGGAGGGATAGGGAAAACAACTTTAGCCCAAATAGTTTACAACGATAGAGAGGTTAACGCCTATTTTCAGAAGAAACTATGGGCGTGTGTTTCAGATCCCTTTGATGAGATAAGGATTGCAAAAGCAATTCTTGAAACTCTAACGGGTATTTCGTTGGGTTTGCATGAGTTGAACACTGTACTAGAGAAAATCCATGAATCTATTATGGGAAAAAAGTTCCTACTTGTTCTTGATGATGTCTGGACAGAAGATGAGAGGAAGTGGCAATCATTGAAATGCTGTCTTAAAAGTAGTGCCTCCCCAGGAAGCAAAATCTTGGTCACCACACGCAAGGAGAATGTTGCTACTATAATAGGTTGTACCAGATTATTCAATTTGGGGAATTGTCTGAAGAAGAGTGTTGGTCCTTATTCAGTCAGGTAG
- the LOC107917234 gene encoding probable disease resistance protein At1g58602 → MVNNCRGLPLAIIVLGGILATKSSIHEWKIVHKNAKSYLKKGKGAQHIEHVLALSYDDLPPYLRSCFLYLSQFPEDYQIPAERLIQLWVAEGIVSSIEEEGNGEIMEDVAEGFLDELVERCMVQVGERDPTLKVKTCHMHDLMRDLCLSIAKQENFFSIINHSSVSLSNTRAVHRIVVHQHIHVQRIKSSIPLRSILFFWHPFDLDLELCLSDEDDFWWFVWFVCLILKWQRSWNYTFGNFKKLRVLSFEGGVKGYSGFKLSSAIANLIHLRCLNLCGIVFYCPNIPTSLGNLRCLQTLDLRIFRHADYGAMNVPNIIWKLEQLRHLYLPLTMTYKTKLKLHTLTNMLTLINFNTRNCLVADLSKFTKLRKLGILGPFNIDDFKEKMDKNLPIIASGEVARFSPFLFEYRIVEDPMPTLEKLPNLRVLELYVYAFIGKEIVCSALHFPKLESLTFSELWNLEEWKVEEGAVPALRHLKISGCKKLKMLSVGLRFITTLQELKIEYIPKDFKGEPIVKGGVVLNSMYQ, encoded by the exons ATGGTTAATAACTGTCGAGGGTTGCCATTAGCCATCATTGTATTGGGAGGAATTTTGGCTACAAAGAGTTCAATACATGAATGGAAAATTGTGCATAAAAATGCTAAATCATACTTGAAGAAAGGCAAAGGTGCCCAACATATTGAGCATGTGTTAGCCTTGAGTTATGATGATTTGCCACCTTATTTAAGATCATGTTTTCTTTATTTGAGCCAATTTCCAGAAGATTACCAGATACCTGCAGAAAGATTGATTCAACTATGGGTTGCAGAAGGCATTGTGTCATCAATAGAGGAGGAAGGAAATGGAGAAATTATGGAGGATGTTGCAGAAGGCTTCTTAGATGAGCTTGTGGAAAGGTGTATGGTTCAAGTTGGGGAAAGAGACCCAACCTTGAAGGTCAAAACTTGCCACATGCACGATCTAATGAGAGATCTTTGCCTATCAATAGCAAAGCAAGAAAATTTTTTCAGCATAATCAATCATTCCTCAGTGTCTCTATCTAATACGAGGGCAGTCCATAGAATTGTTGTACATCAACACATTCATGTTCAGCGCATTAAAAGTAGTATCCCTCTTAGATCCATCTTGTTCTTTTGGCACCCGTTTGATTTGGATTTGGAACTCTGTCTAAGTGATGAGGACGATTTTTGGTGGTTTGTCTGgtttgtttgtttaattttgaaaTGGCAGAGATCTTGGAACTACACGTTCGGAAATTTTAAGAAGCTTAGAGTTCTAAGCTTTGAAGGAGGAGTGAAAGGATATTCGGGATTTAAGTTATCTAGTGCTATAGCTAATCTCATCCATCTTAGATGCTTGAATTTATGTGGTATTGTATTCTATTGCCCAAATATCCCTACGTCTCTGGGCAACTTAAGGTGTTTGCAAACCTTGGATTTAAGAATTTTTCGTCATGCTGATTATGGTGCTATGAATGTACCTAACATAATATGGAAGTTAGAACAGTTAAGACATCTCTATCTCCCCCTGACGATGACTTATAAGACCAAATTGAAGTTGCACACGTTGACAAACATGTTAACACTAATCAACTTCAACACAAGGAACTGCTTGGTCGCAGATCTTTCCAAGTTCACAAAACTTAGAAAGTTGGGGATTCTTGGACCATTCAATATTGATGATTTTAAGGAAAAGATGGATAAGAATCTGCCAATTATAGCAA GTGGAGAAGTTGCCAGATTTTCACCATTTCTCTTCGAGTATCGCATTGTGGAAGATCCTATGCCAACACTAGAGAAGCTGCCCAATTTAAGGGTTCTGGAATTATATGTGTATGCTTTCATTGGAAAGGAAATTGTTTGCTCTGCACTCCATTTTCCTAAACTTGAGTCTCTAACCTTTAGTGAGCTTTGGAACTTGGAGGAGTGGAAGGTAGAAGAAGGAGCCGTGCCTGCTCTACGCCATTTGAAGATTAGTGGTTGTAAAAAATTGAAGATGCTTTCAGTTGGATTGAGATTCATTACAACCCTCCAAGAATTGAAGATTGAGTATATACCAAAGGATTTTAAAG GAGAACCTATTGTCAAGGGTGGTGTCGTGCTCAATTCGATGTATCAATAA
- the LOC107917235 gene encoding putative disease resistance protein At1g50180, which yields MDFSAISSVVQTVGRLLTQEVTSLMGVKDQVEDLQKELEWIQSFLKEADARKVDDEVVRTSINEIRELAYDAEDVIETFALKVAPRRKGGFSNVTKRFACILNEGGLLCQTKCEIQKITARITQLTRRLQTYDVKQPRDGAGSSSSNQRRELRRPYPHIVDDNVVGLHDDIKKLVSILVDEESDCKVVSICGMGGLGKTTLAKKIYRHSHVIGGFNRLVWVYVSQQFQKIRVWKDILSGLQILNYADRERRDEELAEKLHNFLKDNKCLVILDDIWSIEAWDSLKPAFPVAMNTNSKFLLTSRNKEIVSHADRRGYLHELQCLNDNESWKLFQKIAFSQAHPTENIVDPKLEELGKDMVYSCRGLPLAIIKNAKSYLKKGKAAQQIEHVLALSYDDLPPYLRPCFLYLSQFPKDYQIPTEKLIQLWVAEGIVSSTEDEGNGEVMEDVAEGFLDELVERCIVQVGERDPTLKVRTCHMHDLMRDICLSIAKQENFLSIINDSSLSPSNTRAVRRIVVHQHIHVQRIKSSIPLRSVLFFWSPFDLGLEPGQRDEEDFCCLVWLVCVMLKWKRSWKYMFGKFKKLRVLSFEGDMKGYSGCKLSSAIGNLIYLRFLNLRGIQFNWPKIPSSLGNLRCLQTLDLRIFGLVVDMYSYVPNKIWKLEQLRHLYLPESMTDETKLKLHTLTNILTLINFNTRNCFVANLSKFTKLRKLGICGPFDFKEELDKNFPIIAMKIEKLPDFHHFSSSIAYLHLRECELVEDPMPTLEKLPNLRVLELYVYAFIGEEMVCSAPDFPKLESLTLYGLWNLEE from the exons atggatTTCTCAGCCATTTCATCTGTTGTCCAGACTGTTGGGAGGTTGCTAACTCAGGAAGTCACATCGTTGATGGGCGTGAAGGACCAAGTTGAGGATTTGCAAAAGGAGCTTGAATGGATACAAAGTTTCCTGAAGGAGGCAGACGCGAGGAAAGTTGATGATGAGGTGGTGCGCACCAGTATTAATGAAATCAGAGAATTGGCGTATGATGCCGAAGATGTGATCGAGACTTTTGCTCTCAAAGTTGCACCTAGAAGGAAAGGAGGTTTCTCTAATGTCACCAAAAGATTTGCTTGCATCCTTAACGAGGGAGGGTTGCTCTGCCAAACCAAGTGCGAGATTCAGAAAATCACAGCCAGAATCACCCAATTGACTAGGCGATTGCAAACCTATGATGTAAAACAGCCAAGGGATGGAGCAGGGTCAAGTTCTTCAAATCAAAGGCGAGAATTGAGGCGGCCTTATCCTCATATTGTCGACGACAACGTTGTTGGGTTGCATGATGATATCAAGAAGTTGGTGTCAATTCTTGTTGACGAGGAAAGTGATTGCAAAGTTGTTTCCATATGCGGAATGGGTGGTCTTGGCAAGACCACTCTTGCCAAGAAAATATACCGTCATAGCCATGTCATTGGTGGTTTCAATCGCTTGGTTTGGGTATATGTTTCTCAACAATTCCAAAAAATAAGAGTTTGGAAAGACATTTTGTCTGgtcttcaaattttaaattatgccGACAGAGAGAGGAGAGATGAAGAATTAGCGGAGAAGTTACATAACTTCTTGAAGGATAACAAATGTTTGGTGATATTAGATGATATTTGGAGCATAGAGGCTTGGGATAGTCTTAAACCTGCTTTTCCAGTTGCAATGAACACTAACAGCAAGTTCTTGCTCACCTCTCGAAACAAAGAGATAGTTTCACATGCAGATAGAAGAGGATACTTACATGAATTGCAGTGTTTAAACGATAATGAAAGTTGGAAATTATTTCAAAAGATAGCATTTTCACAAGCACATCCTACAG AAAACATAGTTGATCCAAAGCTGGAAGAGTTAGGGAAAGACATGGTTTATAGCTGTCGAGGGTTGCCATTAGCCATCATT AAAAATGCTAAATCATACTTAAAGAAAGGAAAAGCTGCCCAACAAATTGAGCATGTGTTAGCCTTGAGTTATGATGATTTGCCGCCTTATTTAAGACCATGTTTCCTTTATTTGAGTCAATTTCCAAAAGATTACCAGATACCTACAGAAAAATTGATTCAACTGTGGGTTGCAGAAGGCATTGTGTCATCAACAGAGGATGAAGGAAATGGAGAAGTTATGGAGGATGTTGCAGAAGGCTTCTTAGACGAGCTTGTGGAAAGGTGTATAGTTCAAGTTGGGGAAAGAGACCCAACCTTGAAGGTCAGAACTTGCCACATGCACGATCTAATGAGAGATATTTGCCTGTCAATTGCAAAGCAAGAAAATTTTCTCAGCATTATCAATGATTCCTCATTGTCTCCATCCAATACGAGGGCAGTCCGTAGAATTGTTGTACATCAACACATTCATGTTCAGCGCATTAAAAGTAGTATCCCTCTTAGATCCGTCTTGTTCTTTTGGAGCCCGTTTGATTTGGGTTTGGAACCCGGTCAAAGAGATGAGGAGGATTTTTGCTGTTTGGTCTGGTTGGTTTGTGTGATGCTGAAATGGAAGAGATCTTGGAAGTACATGTTTGGAAAATTTAAGAAGCTTAGAGTTCTAAGCTTTGAAGGAGACATGAAAGGATATTCAGGATGTAAGTTATCTAGTGCTATAGGTAATCTCATCTATCTTAGATTCTTGAATTTACGTGGTATTCAATTCAATTGGCCAAAAATCCCTTCGTCTCTAGGCAACTTAAGGTGTTTGCAAACCTTggatttaagaatttttggtcttGTTGTAGATATGTATAGTTATGTACCTAACAAAATATGGAAGTTAGAGCAGTTAAGACATCTCTATCTCCCGGAGAGCATGACTGATGAGACCAAATTGAAGTTGCACACCTTGACAAACATTTTAACACTAATCAACTTCAACACAAGGAACTGCTTCGTTGCAAATCTTTCCAAGTTCACAAAACTTAGAAAGTTGGGAATTTGTGGGCCATTTGATTTTAAGGAGGAGCTGGATAAGAATTTTCCAATTATAGCAA TGAAGATAGAGAAGTTACCAGATTTTCACCATTTCTCTTCGAGTATCGCTTATTTACACTTGAGAGAGTGCGAGCTTGTGGAAGATCCTATGCCAACACTAGAGAAGCTGCCCAATTTAAGGGTTCTGGAATTATATGTGTATGCTTTCATTGGAGAGGAAATGGTTTGCTCTGCACCCGATTTTCCTAAACTTGAGTCTCTAACCCTCTACGGGCTGTGGAATTTGGAGGAGTGA
- the LOC121208137 gene encoding probable disease resistance RPP8-like protein 4: MTDKTKLKLHTLTNILTLINFNTRNCFVVDLSKFTKLRKLGILGPFNIDDIKEELDKNLPIIASDCLRSLSISNDEGIDPKVLAHLLSSCVNLCELILRVKIEKLPDFHHFSSSTAYVHLIGCKLVEDPMPTLEKLHNLRVLELYVYAFIGKEMVCSALHFPKLESLNLSGLWNLEEWKVEERAVPALHHLKISGCGKLKMLPDGLRFITTLQELKIEYMPKEFKDKMVQGREDFYKVQHIPSIIFYHIYRV; the protein is encoded by the coding sequence ATGACTGATAAGACCAAATTGAAGTTGCACACGTTGACAAACATTTTAACACTAATCAACTTCAACACAAGGAACTGCTTCGTTGTAGATCTTTCCAAGTTCACAAAACTTAGAAAGTTGGGGATTCTTGGACCATTCAATATTGATGATATTAAGGAGGAGCTGGATAAGAATCTGCCAATTATTGCAAGTGACTGCCTTCGGTCCTTGTCTATTTCGAATGATGAAGGAATAGACCCAAAAGTATTAGCTCACCTCCTTTCAAGTTGTGTTAATTTGTGTGAGTTGATTTTACGAGTGAAAATAGAGAAGTTACCAGATTTTCACCATTTCTCTTCGAGTACCGCATATGTACACTTGATAGGGTGCAAGCTTGTGGAAGATCCTATGCCAACACTAGAGAAGCTGCACAATTTAAGGGTTCTGGAATTATATGTGTATGCTTTCATTGGAAAGGAAATGGTTTGCTCTGCACTCCATTTTCCTAAACTTGAGTCTCTAAACCTTAGTGGACTTTGGAATTTGGAGGAGTGGAAGGTGGAAGAAAGAGCCGTGCCTGCTCTACACCATTTGAAGATTAGTGGTTGTGGAAAACTGAAGATGCTTCCAGATGGATTGAGATTCATTACAACCCTCCAAGAATTGAAGATTGAGTATATGCCAAaggaatttaaagataaaatggtaCAAGGAAGAGAAGATTTCTACAAAGTCCAACACATTCCTTCCATCATATTTTATCATATCTACAGAGTGTGA